The Nitrospiraceae bacterium genome window below encodes:
- a CDS encoding polysaccharide biosynthesis tyrosine autokinase, with protein MNRTDSSLRDLFGTIKSRWPWILISTLLCGGLAAGWSFLQIPTFESTATVLIEREHQPPTQTTASQVVDLSPDYYETHFELLKTRRVLEKAAHALGILDRREFASRPEGLESFMQRSWFTTQKPQTSLQPTSWESAFGLFERDISIKPVRGTRLARIVVRSHDPEFAARAANAVAAAYVQINQEVNSTNKEKALGWFSSHLDELRHKVEQAQEALHTYRAKNGVVEIGDRQSVSAQRLRELTTELVKLQVRRNEAESRYRQIAGLLTDKSLADGIDWSKWDDHSEVLSSPLIQTLKAQEIKAAGETAELGEKYGPLHPKLLKAKTELSQLREYLVAEVRKIYRSLKHERDLVVSREAAIQSAIAQQKADVVQSEGLQSQQALLEREVRSAQQVYDTFLTGMKEASLASEFIVSNVVLADPAIPATVPSKPRTFANVVLGLLFGFALGTGLALLRDHWDQSLKDQSDCVGQLPSIAFLDSVPFIPSQTGPDRLVIDGPHAMPAVEAFRSIRASILLSGRVQRDGALLITSPGPSDGKSTLAVNLAIAMAQLESMQVLLIDADLRNHRRPNLLELTDAQPKGLTDYLEGEVTFEEIVHHNGQPNLYLIPPGKATAYPSELLSTVRMRGLLAQCRAQGYFVIIDTPPVGLFSDAAILGSQVDGVVIVVGAGQADRNMCQLAAQKITKAGGTILGAVLQKAATPHMSRYYRYAQASLVHAPQQ; from the coding sequence ATGAATAGAACGGATTCTTCTCTTCGGGATCTTTTCGGCACCATCAAATCCCGGTGGCCGTGGATTCTTATCTCCACCCTGCTGTGCGGGGGCCTCGCAGCGGGTTGGTCATTTCTTCAAATTCCGACGTTCGAGTCAACGGCGACGGTGTTGATTGAACGAGAACACCAACCTCCGACTCAGACAACTGCGTCGCAGGTAGTGGATCTTTCTCCGGATTACTACGAGACGCATTTCGAGCTGCTCAAGACCAGACGGGTCCTCGAGAAGGCGGCTCATGCCTTGGGCATCCTCGATCGGAGAGAGTTCGCCTCACGGCCGGAAGGCCTTGAGAGCTTCATGCAGAGGAGTTGGTTCACAACGCAGAAGCCGCAGACGTCTCTTCAGCCGACGTCGTGGGAATCGGCATTCGGGCTATTCGAACGCGATATTTCTATCAAGCCCGTTCGGGGGACGAGGCTTGCCCGTATTGTCGTGCGCTCGCACGATCCTGAGTTCGCCGCGCGTGCCGCGAATGCAGTTGCTGCTGCCTATGTCCAAATCAATCAGGAGGTCAACAGCACGAATAAGGAGAAAGCCCTTGGCTGGTTTTCTTCCCATCTGGACGAACTGCGACACAAGGTAGAGCAAGCGCAAGAGGCTCTTCATACGTATCGAGCCAAGAACGGCGTCGTCGAGATTGGAGATCGTCAGTCGGTGTCCGCTCAGCGCTTGCGAGAGTTAACCACGGAGCTAGTCAAGTTGCAGGTGCGTCGGAACGAGGCAGAATCGAGATATCGTCAGATTGCAGGCCTTCTGACGGACAAAAGCCTGGCTGACGGAATCGATTGGTCCAAATGGGACGACCATTCCGAGGTTCTCTCCTCGCCGTTGATCCAGACGCTGAAGGCACAAGAAATCAAAGCGGCGGGAGAGACTGCAGAGTTGGGAGAAAAGTATGGGCCACTTCACCCGAAACTCTTGAAGGCCAAAACCGAGCTCAGTCAATTGCGTGAGTATTTGGTCGCCGAAGTGCGAAAAATCTATCGTTCGCTGAAGCACGAACGAGACCTCGTTGTTTCTCGGGAGGCGGCTATTCAATCCGCGATCGCTCAGCAGAAAGCGGACGTCGTTCAGAGCGAAGGGCTACAATCACAGCAAGCGTTGCTCGAGCGAGAGGTTCGGAGCGCTCAGCAGGTGTACGACACGTTTCTGACCGGAATGAAGGAGGCCTCACTGGCTTCTGAGTTCATTGTCAGTAATGTCGTACTCGCCGATCCTGCGATCCCGGCAACGGTTCCAAGTAAGCCGCGAACCTTTGCCAATGTTGTACTCGGGCTGTTGTTCGGCTTTGCGTTGGGGACAGGATTGGCACTGCTCCGTGACCACTGGGATCAGAGTCTCAAGGACCAGTCGGATTGCGTCGGCCAGCTACCCAGCATCGCATTTTTGGATTCAGTCCCGTTCATTCCATCCCAGACCGGGCCTGACCGGTTGGTGATCGATGGACCGCACGCGATGCCTGCCGTCGAGGCTTTTCGATCGATTCGTGCGAGTATTCTGCTCTCCGGCAGGGTTCAGCGGGATGGGGCGCTGCTGATTACGAGCCCGGGGCCTAGCGACGGCAAGAGTACGCTGGCGGTCAACCTCGCGATCGCCATGGCTCAGCTCGAAAGCATGCAGGTCTTGTTGATCGATGCGGATCTCAGGAATCACCGTCGTCCCAATCTGCTGGAATTGACCGACGCGCAGCCGAAGGGATTGACCGACTATCTGGAGGGCGAGGTCACCTTTGAAGAAATAGTGCATCACAATGGACAGCCGAATCTGTACTTGATTCCCCCCGGAAAGGCGACGGCGTATCCGTCGGAGTTGCTGTCGACGGTGCGGATGCGAGGGTTGCTCGCCCAGTGCCGAGCACAGGGGTATTTCGTGATCATCGACACTCCGCCGGTCGGACTCTTCAGCGATGCCGCTATCCTCGGCAGTCAAGTCGACGGAGTGGTGATCGTGGTCGGAGCAGGACAGGCCGATCGGAATATGTGTCAACTTGCCGCGCAGAAGATTACCAAAGCCGGGGGGACCATCCTGGGAGCCGTTCTGCAAAAGGCTGCAACCCCTCATATGTCCCGTTACTACCGGTATGCTCAAGCCAGCCTGGTCCATGCGCCACAGCAATAG
- a CDS encoding outer membrane beta-barrel protein, whose amino-acid sequence MQALILRVGIATVILVATMLVIVAPVFCQQATVVPSQGFGAGTFGGQGYMWLSQFANPGILGALYLTPTFPWTGIYPIYPSNYIPLVEGEGLSAGPFKLHPFMGIAEMYTDNVFRTRAKQSDFLTTVAPGLQAQLPVGSRHLFVADYRTNIQFFHRNPSNNVQDQTASGLMRFNLASGLKLDFQGEQKLGHDPRGSALDQQSLELNKWTATSFTGRAEYEGGILGTRLSMQTMHWHYLNNSQALIRDRTSNYIGLTFSGKAQPNTSALVDVSVRQEDYDDNKNLNSTTYTISGGAKWEASGNTSGEFLVGYQFLKFTQAQTNQPGPVLSLFRRDQDSYSSLYVMGRLAWAPVNGLLLTLQPYRTVQQTVIAGTSFFTATGVNLSAAYPLGLRMTATANLGYENDRFSTPAGASSGTPVRSDDLKNAAIGLNYRAVQWLGIGLQYVFEDRRSKVDSFTYQANTAMLSVQGMF is encoded by the coding sequence GTGCAGGCACTGATTCTTCGTGTCGGGATTGCCACGGTTATCCTGGTTGCGACCATGTTGGTGATCGTCGCCCCGGTGTTTTGCCAGCAGGCCACCGTCGTCCCGTCCCAGGGCTTTGGAGCCGGTACATTCGGTGGACAGGGATACATGTGGCTTTCTCAATTCGCGAATCCGGGTATTCTCGGCGCGCTGTACCTGACGCCCACGTTTCCCTGGACGGGCATCTACCCGATCTACCCCTCAAATTACATTCCGTTGGTTGAAGGCGAAGGACTGTCGGCGGGGCCCTTCAAACTCCATCCCTTTATGGGCATTGCGGAAATGTATACCGACAACGTCTTTCGGACCAGGGCGAAACAGAGCGATTTCCTCACGACGGTTGCGCCAGGACTGCAAGCTCAACTTCCGGTCGGTAGCAGGCACCTATTCGTTGCGGACTATCGTACCAATATCCAGTTTTTCCATCGCAATCCATCCAATAACGTTCAGGACCAGACGGCGTCCGGCTTGATGCGTTTCAATCTCGCCAGCGGCCTCAAATTGGATTTTCAGGGGGAGCAGAAATTGGGCCACGACCCACGAGGTTCAGCCCTCGATCAGCAATCCCTGGAACTGAACAAGTGGACGGCCACAAGTTTTACCGGGCGTGCTGAGTACGAAGGCGGTATTCTCGGGACCAGGCTCAGCATGCAAACGATGCATTGGCACTATCTGAACAACTCGCAGGCGCTTATCCGCGACAGAACCAGCAATTACATAGGTCTTACCTTCTCGGGGAAAGCACAGCCGAATACGTCCGCGCTGGTCGACGTGTCGGTTCGCCAAGAAGATTACGACGATAACAAAAACCTAAACAGCACGACGTATACGATCAGCGGGGGAGCTAAGTGGGAGGCGAGCGGGAATACGTCCGGCGAATTTCTTGTCGGATATCAGTTCCTGAAGTTTACTCAAGCCCAAACAAACCAACCCGGCCCGGTCCTCAGCCTATTTCGGCGTGACCAGGATTCCTATTCCAGCCTCTATGTTATGGGGCGATTGGCTTGGGCGCCGGTCAACGGTCTTCTGCTCACGCTCCAACCGTACCGTACAGTCCAGCAGACCGTGATAGCGGGAACATCATTTTTCACCGCCACGGGCGTCAATCTTTCTGCGGCATATCCGTTAGGGCTTAGGATGACCGCTACGGCCAATTTGGGTTATGAGAACGACCGATTTTCTACTCCCGCCGGCGCGTCGTCGGGGACGCCGGTTCGTTCAGACGACTTGAAGAACGCCGCAATCGGTCTCAACTATCGGGCGGTCCAGTGGCTTGGTATCGGTCTGCAGTATGTGTTTGAAGACCGGCGCTCGAAGGTCGATTCGTTCACATATCAGGCCAATACCGCAATGCTCTCGGTGCAGGGGATGTTCTAG
- a CDS encoding transposase — protein sequence MAKPRFTAPDIARILTEAQQGVSTEHLCDRYGISVRTLQRWQAKARVMESVHSERLRVLELEHENRRLKQKVAELSLDYHALRVALVQDPNSEC from the coding sequence ATGGCAAAGCCTCGCTTTACTGCCCCGGACATTGCACGCATTCTTACCGAAGCCCAACAAGGGGTTTCGACGGAACATTTGTGCGATCGCTACGGCATATCTGTGCGTACGTTGCAGCGGTGGCAGGCAAAGGCTCGCGTCATGGAGTCGGTCCATTCCGAGCGGCTGCGAGTGTTGGAATTGGAACATGAGAATCGCCGGCTCAAGCAAAAAGTTGCCGAATTGTCGTTGGACTACCATGCGCTGAGGGTGGCGCTGGTCCAAGATCCGAACAGCGAATGCTGA
- a CDS encoding UpxY family transcription antiterminator, protein MPITCKATATDEMVTGGTCVSDVRWYAIKTHSRHEKQVRDRLESIGIEPLLPLTKQCRQWSDRKVWKTLPLFAGYCFARFALSNSLAVLQTPGIVRIVGVVKPEPISDEELLALQRLACTDRLVEAHDYFTEGTWVEVIRGPLTGLRGQLVRKNKQHGLIIRTHLIQQAALVHIDADEVLALS, encoded by the coding sequence ATGCCGATTACATGCAAAGCCACTGCAACAGATGAAATGGTTACGGGCGGAACTTGTGTTTCCGACGTTCGCTGGTATGCGATCAAGACCCATTCCCGTCACGAGAAGCAGGTGCGCGATCGGCTGGAGTCCATCGGCATTGAACCCCTCTTGCCCCTGACCAAGCAGTGTCGCCAATGGTCGGACCGCAAGGTTTGGAAGACGCTGCCGCTGTTTGCTGGATACTGCTTCGCGCGATTTGCGCTTTCGAACAGCCTGGCAGTGCTTCAAACCCCGGGAATCGTCCGCATCGTCGGTGTCGTGAAGCCGGAACCGATCTCGGACGAAGAGCTGCTTGCGCTCCAACGATTGGCCTGCACGGATCGACTCGTCGAAGCGCACGATTACTTCACGGAAGGTACGTGGGTGGAGGTGATCCGAGGTCCGCTCACCGGACTTCGCGGACAGTTGGTGCGAAAAAATAAACAACACGGATTGATCATCCGAACCCACTTGATCCAACAGGCCGCGCTCGTTCACATCGACGCAGACGAAGTCCTGGCGCTCAGCTAG
- a CDS encoding response regulator transcription factor produces the protein MAKTTLTVRVALVSGNLLARMGLRRLIETNLGILLVGESHGGIPACGLLQQERPDCVVVDLESEINVVEAVKSYKQVAPQAKILLLCGWSDVDRARQALGIGADGIVLKCQPPAVLMAMIEGQSDELAMEVVAPCQATPTLVNEVRNGTKRGPVEVGRGTGLLTDRERMVVGLVGQGLSNRDIAERLCISETTVRHHLTSIFDKMGVSNRQKLLIRAHQDGLVELTASA, from the coding sequence ATGGCTAAGACAACCTTGACCGTTCGCGTGGCGCTCGTAAGCGGAAACCTTCTGGCGCGCATGGGACTTCGCCGCCTGATTGAAACTAATCTAGGAATCCTGCTCGTCGGCGAATCGCATGGAGGCATTCCTGCCTGCGGATTGTTGCAACAGGAACGGCCCGATTGCGTAGTGGTCGATCTCGAGTCGGAGATCAACGTCGTTGAAGCGGTGAAGAGCTACAAGCAGGTGGCCCCTCAGGCAAAGATTCTTTTGCTCTGCGGGTGGAGCGACGTGGATCGTGCCCGGCAGGCATTGGGAATTGGGGCGGATGGGATCGTGCTCAAGTGTCAACCTCCGGCTGTGTTGATGGCCATGATCGAGGGCCAGTCGGATGAATTAGCCATGGAAGTCGTCGCCCCCTGCCAAGCTACTCCGACGCTGGTCAATGAAGTGAGAAATGGAACGAAGCGAGGCCCGGTTGAGGTGGGGCGTGGGACCGGGTTACTCACAGATCGCGAGCGCATGGTCGTGGGCTTGGTCGGTCAAGGACTTTCCAATCGAGATATTGCCGAACGACTCTGCATCTCCGAAACTACTGTCCGGCATCATCTCACGAGCATCTTCGACAAGATGGGTGTGTCGAACCGCCAGAAGCTCCTGATCCGCGCCCATCAAGACGGACTCGTCGAGCTGACAGCATCGGCCTGA
- a CDS encoding site-specific integrase: MGLTKRKDSYYVAFSVMVADDGKTLKLAPGVPGAKLKRWKVGCLNKGIAKEMEATIRTNLLQGKVLTDEARPVLFSQWAKEYLSLEEVQRLRSFSTRAIHVSHLLRFFSNRALTAITCEDVRRYRAWRAGHGVSIQTVNHDHMTLTRMLNVAMSDQFNLVSRNVSAAVPKPDPKNERDRIVTPEEWAAIRDHAAPHLKRFLTVAYDLGARRGELLRLEWPDVDMKRKEFTLRETKNGEARTVPMTPEVHEAFRECWKERRLDTPRVFLYKGRPIECRLTTAFKAACRRAGVVYGRKNGGITAHDFRHSAATTLRRAGVDTMTAMKIIGHKSEKMHRRYNQISPADLHHAVGKLVTYHATTAEQSSDVDTVMTPSKLHQEA, translated from the coding sequence ATGGGACTGACGAAGCGCAAGGATTCATACTACGTCGCATTCAGTGTCATGGTGGCTGATGATGGAAAGACTCTGAAGCTTGCCCCAGGAGTACCGGGTGCGAAGTTGAAGCGATGGAAGGTGGGATGCCTGAACAAGGGCATTGCGAAGGAGATGGAAGCGACGATACGCACAAATCTCCTTCAGGGCAAGGTGCTGACGGATGAGGCTAGGCCGGTCCTATTCTCACAGTGGGCGAAGGAGTACTTGAGCCTTGAAGAAGTACAGCGCCTCCGTTCCTTCAGCACTCGTGCAATTCATGTCAGTCATCTTCTGAGGTTCTTCAGCAATCGAGCATTGACTGCAATTACCTGTGAGGATGTTAGGAGGTACAGAGCCTGGAGGGCAGGACATGGCGTATCAATCCAAACTGTGAATCATGACCACATGACTCTGACGCGCATGTTGAATGTAGCGATGTCCGACCAATTCAATTTGGTATCTCGCAACGTCTCTGCTGCTGTTCCGAAGCCCGATCCTAAAAACGAGCGAGACCGCATTGTCACGCCTGAAGAGTGGGCAGCAATCCGAGACCATGCGGCACCACACCTCAAGAGGTTCCTTACTGTGGCTTACGATCTTGGGGCAAGGCGTGGAGAACTTCTGCGTCTCGAATGGCCCGATGTGGACATGAAGCGGAAGGAGTTCACTCTTCGAGAAACCAAAAACGGAGAGGCGAGAACCGTCCCGATGACTCCCGAAGTTCACGAGGCATTCCGGGAATGCTGGAAAGAGCGGAGACTCGACACTCCCAGGGTATTTCTGTACAAGGGGCGTCCCATTGAGTGCCGACTGACGACAGCATTCAAGGCAGCGTGCCGAAGGGCGGGCGTTGTGTACGGGAGAAAGAATGGAGGGATTACCGCTCACGATTTCCGACACTCAGCGGCAACTACCTTGAGAAGGGCAGGGGTGGACACGATGACCGCGATGAAGATAATTGGTCACAAGTCGGAGAAGATGCACAGGAGGTACAATCAGATTTCTCCTGCTGACCTTCACCACGCCGTCGGCAAGCTAGTGACCTACCACGCAACCACTGCCGAGCAATCCTCTGACGTTGACACGGTAATGACACCGAGCAAGTTGCACCAAGAGGCGTGA
- a CDS encoding helix-turn-helix domain-containing protein, which produces MGRLLTLAEAAKYLGISKLTLYGWVSARKIRFVKIGRLVKFKQQDLDQWIDQHTVKAREAERGGGGSLSY; this is translated from the coding sequence ATGGGTAGACTTTTGACATTAGCTGAAGCAGCGAAGTATCTGGGCATTTCCAAGCTGACCTTGTATGGATGGGTATCAGCGAGAAAGATTCGATTCGTGAAAATTGGGCGCCTTGTGAAATTCAAACAGCAAGATCTCGACCAGTGGATCGATCAGCACACGGTGAAGGCGAGAGAGGCCGAACGTGGCGGGGGCGGTTCACTGAGTTACTAG
- a CDS encoding JAB domain-containing protein — translation MPFDGHNEVLNSSPRSNSSRTYGIPRYRVTLVREGRALPASGTVQTSVGAAALLRPLFEGLDREHFLICGLDAKHAVIGINIVSIGSLSLAIVHPREVFKPVILMNAGACLCAHNHPSGDITPSQEDLVLTKRLREVADLLGIPLLDHLILGDDRYYSFADQGWPGS, via the coding sequence ATGCCGTTCGATGGTCACAACGAAGTGTTGAACAGTTCACCGCGGTCGAACTCGAGCCGGACGTACGGAATCCCTCGTTACCGCGTGACCCTTGTTCGAGAGGGCCGTGCCCTTCCAGCCTCGGGGACCGTGCAGACGTCCGTGGGAGCCGCGGCCCTCCTCCGGCCCTTGTTCGAGGGCTTGGACCGGGAGCACTTTCTCATCTGTGGCCTGGACGCCAAACACGCCGTCATCGGGATTAACATCGTCTCGATCGGCTCCTTGTCGCTGGCCATTGTCCATCCGCGCGAAGTCTTTAAGCCGGTGATCCTCATGAATGCCGGCGCCTGCCTCTGTGCCCACAACCATCCTTCAGGAGACATCACGCCAAGCCAGGAGGATCTGGTCCTCACGAAGCGCTTGCGCGAGGTCGCCGACCTGCTGGGCATTCCGCTCCTGGACCATCTCATCCTCGGGGACGACCGCTACTATAGCTTTGCGGATCAGGGCTGGCCTGGCAGCTAG
- a CDS encoding replication initiation factor domain-containing protein, translating into MSESQGFTQSIDWLSFTVPDMALDEVLIKLGGDWIDSEKGFRGYPVAKLMTQGKGGVGKLGTGAHRNVCEVHVDLSGGIVSQWEETRLKDLLTWIHTHRGHVTRIDVALDDREATVSVATVKAAVDEGKAVTRSTKFKALEASNHRTGVRTGETLYFGSRESQTMLRVYDKRLEMATHGAEDAASYGVRWELEFKAERAQACAKAFLYLDHEDWRSFIVGVLRSYIDFREITREAAPYEKYRAPLLPWWHGLTEGFRRCRLVIQQVQQRLEEVALWLVKAVSPMLAVVVARMGDRFLHDLIYTGTTKWKSKHYALLHERPGGGGTPYVLKAT; encoded by the coding sequence ATGTCTGAGTCTCAGGGGTTCACACAGTCGATCGATTGGTTGTCCTTCACCGTGCCCGATATGGCGCTCGACGAGGTGCTGATCAAGCTGGGTGGCGACTGGATCGACAGTGAGAAGGGCTTCCGAGGCTACCCCGTGGCGAAACTCATGACCCAAGGCAAGGGGGGCGTCGGCAAACTCGGGACGGGTGCTCATCGCAATGTGTGTGAAGTCCACGTCGACCTCTCCGGCGGCATCGTCTCCCAGTGGGAGGAGACGCGGCTCAAGGACCTCTTGACCTGGATTCACACCCATCGGGGGCACGTCACCCGGATCGATGTGGCCTTGGATGACCGGGAGGCCACGGTCTCGGTCGCAACGGTGAAAGCGGCCGTCGATGAGGGCAAAGCCGTGACCCGTTCCACGAAATTCAAAGCCCTGGAGGCCTCGAATCATCGCACGGGCGTCCGGACGGGCGAGACGCTGTACTTCGGCAGCCGTGAGAGTCAGACGATGCTGCGCGTGTATGACAAGCGGCTCGAGATGGCAACCCATGGAGCAGAAGATGCCGCGTCCTACGGGGTCCGCTGGGAACTGGAATTTAAAGCCGAACGGGCACAAGCCTGCGCCAAAGCCTTCTTGTACCTCGATCACGAAGACTGGCGATCGTTCATCGTCGGCGTCTTGCGGTCCTATATCGATTTTCGGGAGATCACGCGGGAGGCGGCGCCCTATGAAAAGTATCGGGCCCCGCTGCTGCCCTGGTGGCACGGGCTCACCGAAGGCTTCCGGCGCTGCCGGCTCGTGATCCAGCAGGTCCAGCAACGGCTCGAAGAGGTCGCCCTGTGGCTCGTCAAGGCGGTCAGCCCCATGCTCGCGGTCGTCGTCGCCCGGATGGGCGATCGGTTTCTCCATGACCTGATCTACACCGGCACGACCAAGTGGAAGTCCAAGCACTATGCGCTGCTGCATGAACGACCTGGCGGAGGAGGCACCCCCTATGTCCTCAAGGCGACCTAA
- a CDS encoding helix-turn-helix domain-containing protein: MKKVLLTVEELAAALQISVKSVRRAYWKGDIPVERVCRFVRFDLDAVKAALREKGHVSLQRCLSERTQRSATGGDSRRRAQRTRPRLGKTGASIARKG; this comes from the coding sequence ATGAAGAAGGTGTTGTTAACGGTTGAGGAACTCGCGGCTGCTCTGCAGATCAGTGTGAAGTCTGTTCGGCGAGCCTATTGGAAAGGCGACATCCCTGTGGAGCGTGTGTGTCGGTTTGTTCGGTTTGATCTCGACGCTGTCAAGGCGGCTCTTCGAGAGAAGGGCCACGTGTCGCTTCAACGATGCCTCTCGGAGCGTACGCAGCGCAGCGCGACCGGCGGCGACAGCCGGCGGCGCGCGCAGCGGACTCGCCCCCGACTCGGTAAGACGGGGGCGTCCATCGCACGGAAAGGGTAG